CGAAGCTGGCGGAGCACGGGATCGTGGCGGCGCCGGATCCGCTGGGCTGAGGTTTCCCTGGGCGGGGGCCGGCCTCGATGGGGATCGCCCCCGCCGCCCCTTCCCATTCCCGTTCCTGGGGGCTGCGCCCCCAGACCCCCGCTGTCGGCCCTCAGAGGGCCTCGTCCTCAAACGCCGGACGGGCTGGTGGGTCGTGGCGGGTCCTGGCTTTCCTGCTTAAGGATCTCCCTCGTGGGGCACACTTCCCCGATTCGTCTTTCCGGGTGCGCTGACGTAGACTGACTCGTCGGCTCTCGTGCACCCGCATGCCTGCATGCGCCCGTAAGGGAAAGCAAGTGAGTCGATCAAGGTAGTCGATTCGAAGGGCGAAGCGTGGCCAAGAAGCAAGGTGCCATCGAGATCGAGGGCACTGTCGTCGAGTCTCTTCCGAACGCCATGTTCAAGGTCGAGCTCCAGAACGGCCACCAGGTCCTGGCGCACATCAGCGGCAAGATGCGTATGCACTACATCCGTATCCTCCCTGACGACCGGGTCGTGGTGGAGTTGTCTCCGTACGACCTGACGCGTGGCCGGATCGTCTACCGGTACAAGTAGATCTTGCCCAGGCCCCGTGCGCTTCCGTGCGGGGTGGCCGGCAACTGACCCGGAGAACCTCACATCCCATGAAGGTCAAGCCGAGCGTCAAGAAGATCTGCGACAAGTGCAGGGTGATCCGCCGTCACGGCCGGGTCATGGTCATCTGCGAGAACCCGCGCCACAAGCAGCGCCAGGGCTGATCGCACACAGATCGCACCCCCTCTGCACCCCGCAGAATCTTCGCGCGACGCGAGCTGAATTTGTTCATACGCAGGACCCGGTCACGTATGCATGCGTGTCCGACACCCCCGGTTCGGAGGCCGGGGACCCGGTTCGTACCTGGTACGGCGGCTGGGAGTCGGTTCTGTGGAAGACCTCCGAAGATCAACTGGAGCCATTGAATGGCACGCGTTTCCGGTGTTGACATCCCGCGCGAAAAGCGTGTGGAGGTCGCCCTCACCTACGTGTTCGGCATTGGCCGGACCCTCTCGCAGGAGACGCTGGCTGCGACCGGCGTCGACCCGAACACCCGCGTTCGCGACCTCTCCGAGGAGCAGCTCGTCGCGATCCGCGAGTACGTGGACGCCAACATCAAGACCGAGGGTGACCTCCGTCGCGAGATCCAGGCCGACATCCGCCGCAAGGTGGAGATCGGCTGCTACCAGGGTCTCCGTCACCGTCGTGGTCTGCCCGTCCGCGGTCAGCGCACCAGCACGAACGCTCGTACCCGCAAGGGCCCGCGTCGCGCCATCGCCGGCAAGAAGAAGCCGGGCAAGAAGTAGTCCTCAGCGGACAACGCTTCATCAGCGGTCTTCGCTGTAGGACCGACCACCTCCCGTAGGAGTTTATAGATGCCCCCCAAGGGACGTCAGGGCGCTGCCAAGAAGGTGCGCCGCAAGGAAAAGAAGAACGTCGCGCACGGCCAGGCGCACATCAAGAGCACGTTCAACAACACGATCGTGTCCATCACGGACCCGGCCGGAAACGTGATCTCGTGGGCCTCCGCCGGCCACGTCGGCTTCAAGGGCTCGCGTAAGTCCACGCCGTTCGCCGCGCAGATGGCCGCCGAGTCGGCTGCCCGTCGCGCGCAGGAGCACGGCATGCGCAAGGTCGACGTCTTCGTCAAGGGTCCGGGCGCCGGTCGTGAGACCGCCATCCGCTCCCTGCAGGCCACGGGCCTCGAGGTCGGCTCCATCCAGGACGTCACCCCGACCCCGCACAATGGCTGCCGTCCGCCCAAGCGTCGCCGCGTCTGATCTGACGTACGGCTGCTTGGTCTGAGGTTTCGGGCGGTACGACCCCGTAAAAGGGCCGTATCGCCCGTACCCTTGCACTACCTCAGGGCATCAAATAGTGGGTGCCCCTGACTGAAGGATCGCAACATGCTGATCGCTCAGCGTCCCTCTTTGACCGAAGAGGTCGTCGACGAGTTCCGCTCCCGGTTCGTGATCGAGCCGCTGGAGCCGGGCTTCGGCTACACCCTCGGCAACTCCCTCCGCCGGACCCTCCTGTCCTCGATCCCGGGTGCGGCGGTCACGTCCATCCGTATCGACGGCGTGCTGCACGAGTTCACCACCGTGCCGGGCGTCAAGGAGGACGTCACCGACCTGATCCTCAACATCAAGCAGCTGGTCGTCTCCTCGGAGCACGACGAGCCTGTCGTGATGTACCTGCGCAAGCAGGGTCCGGGTCTGGTCACCGCCGCCGACATCGCGCCCCCGGCCGGTGTCGAGGTGCACAACCCCGACCTCGTCCTCGCCACGCTCAACGGCAAGGGCAAGCTGGAGATGGAGCTCACGGTCGAGCGTGGCCGCGGCTACGTCTCCGCCGTGCAGAACAAGCAGGTGGGCCAGGAGATCGGTCGTATTCCGGTCGACTCCATCTACTCGCCCGTGCTGAAGGTCACGTACAAGGTCGAGGCGACCCGTGTCGAGCAGCGCACCGACTTCGACAAGCTGATCGTCGACGTCGAGACCAAGCAGGCCATGCGTCCGCGTGACGCCATGGCGTCGGCCGGCAAGACCCTGGTCGAGCTGTTCGGTCTGGCCCGCGAGCTCAACATCGACGCCGAGGGCATCGACATGGGCCCGTCCCCGACGGACGCCGCCCTCGCCGCCGATCTGGCGCTGCCGATCGAGGAGCTGGAGCTCACCGTTCGGTCGTACAACTGCCTCAAGCGCGAGGGCATCCACTCCGTGGGTGAGCTCGTGGCTCGTTCCGAGGCCGACCTGCTGGACATCCGCAACTTCGGTGCGAAGTCCATCGACGAGGTCAAGGCGAAGCTGGCCGGCATGGGCCTGGCCCTCAAGGACAGCCCGCCCGGATTCGACCCGACCGCCGCCGCCGACGCCTTCGGCGCGGACGACGACGCGGACGCGGGTTTCGTGGAAACCGAGCAGTACTGATCGGTTGTTGCCGGTGAGCATCCGCTCACCGGGTCCTGACCCCGGTACCTGATACGGCCGGGGCAGATACCAAGGAGAAAGACATGCCGAAGCCCGCCAAGGGCGCCCGTCTGGGCGGCAGCGCTGCGCACGAGAAGCTGCTCCTCGCGAACCTCGCGAAGAGCCTCTTCGAGCACGGCCGCATCACCACCACCGAGGCGAAGGCCCGCCGCCTGCGCCCGTACGCCGAGCGTCTGGTCACCAAGGCGAAGAAGGGCGACCTTCACAACCGCCGTCAGGTGCTCCAGATCATCACGGACAAGAGCGTCGTCCACACGCTCTTCACCGAGATCGCCCCGCGCTACGAGAACCGTCCGGGCGGCTACACCCGCCTGACCAAGATCGGTAACCGCCGTGGCGACAACGCGCCCATGGCCGTCATCGAGCTGGTCGAGGCCCTGACGGTCGCGCAGCAGGCGACCGGCGAGGCCGAGGCCGCGACGAAGCGCGCGGTCAAGGAGGCCGACGAGGCCAAGGTCGAGGAGACCAAGGTCGACGAGGTCGTCGAGGACGCCAAGCCGGAGGCCGTCGAGGCCGCCGCCGAGGAGTCCAAGGACGCCTGAGGCTCTGCCTTGCAGTAGCTTGCAGCAATGAGCGGGTCCGCCCTCCGGGGCGGGCCCGCTTTCCTGTTCCTGATTTTTGAGAGGATCCAGGGTGAGTGACGAAGTACAGCCTGGTCAGGTGCGCGTCCGTCTCGATCTGTCCTACGACGGGACCGCGTTCTCCGGGTGGGCCAAGCAGGCCGGGGGGCGGCGGACCGTGCAGGGCGAGATCGAGGACGCCCTGCGCACCGTCACACGGTCGCGCGACACGACGTACGAGCTGACCGTGGCCGGGCGGACGGACGCCGGGGTGCACGCGCGCGGGCAGGTGGCGCATGTGGATCTGCCCGAGGGGCTGTGGGCCGAACACCGGGAGAAGCTGCTCAAGCGGCTCGCCGGGCGGCTGGCGAAGGATGTGCGGGTGTGGGCCCTCAGAGAGGCGCCCAGCGGCTTCAACGCCCGTTTCTCGGCGGTCTGGCGGCGGTACGCCTACCGGGTCACCGACAACCCCGGCGGGGTGGACCCGCTGCTGCGCAACCACGTGCTCTGGCATGACTGGCCGCTCGACGTCGACGCCATGAACGAGGCGGCCCGGCGGCTCCTCGGCGAGCACGACTTCGCCGCCTACTGCAAGCGGCGGGAGGGGGCGACCACGATCCGTACCCTCCAGGAGCTGAGCCTGGTGCGCGGCGACGACGGGATCGTCACTGCGACCGTGCGCGCCGACGCCTTCTGCCACAACATGGTGCGCTCGCTCATCGGGGCGCTGCTGTTCGTGGGGGACGGGCACCGGGGCCCCGACTGGCCGGGGAAGGTGCTGGCCGCCGGGGTCCGGGACTCGGCGGTGCACGTCGTACGGCCGCACGGGCTG
This window of the Streptomyces sp. NBC_01275 genome carries:
- the rpmJ gene encoding 50S ribosomal protein L36, producing MKVKPSVKKICDKCRVIRRHGRVMVICENPRHKQRQG
- the truA gene encoding tRNA pseudouridine(38-40) synthase TruA; the encoded protein is MSDEVQPGQVRVRLDLSYDGTAFSGWAKQAGGRRTVQGEIEDALRTVTRSRDTTYELTVAGRTDAGVHARGQVAHVDLPEGLWAEHREKLLKRLAGRLAKDVRVWALREAPSGFNARFSAVWRRYAYRVTDNPGGVDPLLRNHVLWHDWPLDVDAMNEAARRLLGEHDFAAYCKRREGATTIRTLQELSLVRGDDGIVTATVRADAFCHNMVRSLIGALLFVGDGHRGPDWPGKVLAAGVRDSAVHVVRPHGLTLEEVGYPADELLAARNKEARNKRSLPGAGCC
- the rplQ gene encoding 50S ribosomal protein L17 yields the protein MPKPAKGARLGGSAAHEKLLLANLAKSLFEHGRITTTEAKARRLRPYAERLVTKAKKGDLHNRRQVLQIITDKSVVHTLFTEIAPRYENRPGGYTRLTKIGNRRGDNAPMAVIELVEALTVAQQATGEAEAATKRAVKEADEAKVEETKVDEVVEDAKPEAVEAAAEESKDA
- the rpsM gene encoding 30S ribosomal protein S13 — its product is MARVSGVDIPREKRVEVALTYVFGIGRTLSQETLAATGVDPNTRVRDLSEEQLVAIREYVDANIKTEGDLRREIQADIRRKVEIGCYQGLRHRRGLPVRGQRTSTNARTRKGPRRAIAGKKKPGKK
- the infA gene encoding translation initiation factor IF-1, with amino-acid sequence MAKKQGAIEIEGTVVESLPNAMFKVELQNGHQVLAHISGKMRMHYIRILPDDRVVVELSPYDLTRGRIVYRYK
- a CDS encoding DNA-directed RNA polymerase subunit alpha, which translates into the protein MLIAQRPSLTEEVVDEFRSRFVIEPLEPGFGYTLGNSLRRTLLSSIPGAAVTSIRIDGVLHEFTTVPGVKEDVTDLILNIKQLVVSSEHDEPVVMYLRKQGPGLVTAADIAPPAGVEVHNPDLVLATLNGKGKLEMELTVERGRGYVSAVQNKQVGQEIGRIPVDSIYSPVLKVTYKVEATRVEQRTDFDKLIVDVETKQAMRPRDAMASAGKTLVELFGLARELNIDAEGIDMGPSPTDAALAADLALPIEELELTVRSYNCLKREGIHSVGELVARSEADLLDIRNFGAKSIDEVKAKLAGMGLALKDSPPGFDPTAAADAFGADDDADAGFVETEQY
- the rpsK gene encoding 30S ribosomal protein S11; the protein is MPPKGRQGAAKKVRRKEKKNVAHGQAHIKSTFNNTIVSITDPAGNVISWASAGHVGFKGSRKSTPFAAQMAAESAARRAQEHGMRKVDVFVKGPGAGRETAIRSLQATGLEVGSIQDVTPTPHNGCRPPKRRRV